AACTCCCCTCACTACAGTTACCACGGCGATGCCCACgccaccttctcctccttcttccgcGGCTCCGACCACTTTGACATCTTCTTCGGGACGGACGCCGACGGCGAGGACGACCTCTTCAACCCCTTCAGCCGCTTCACCTTCAGCCACGTGGGCGGCGGCCCGCACGGCAACGAGGGCCTGCGGCGCGGCCGCCGGCGTCTCCAGGGCCTGGCCgtcatccaggagctcctggtcaccctggaggaggtgTTCCACGGCTGCACCAAGAGGATGAAGATCACCAGGCGGCGGCTCAACCCCGACGGACGCAGCCTGAGGACGGAGGACAAGGTGCTGGACGTGGTGGTGAAGAAGGGTTGGAAGGCCGGGACCAAGATCACCTTCCCCAGGGAGGGGGACGAGACCCCCAACAACACCCCTGCCGACATCACCTTCGTCCTCAAGGACAAGAAACACTCCCAGTACAAAAGAGACGGCTCCAACATCGTCTACACCGCCAAGATCACCCTCAAAGAGGTaggagtgtgtgcttgtgtgcgcaTCACCATCCAATGGATGATGTCTTATCTATCGGCTTCCGATTTCTCACAAAAGGCAAATAATGCGGATGTAATGCTTCGGCGGAAGTGCAGTTCACTGTCTGGCCAGAATAGCACAGCAGAGGGAACAGTGTGTTCCCTCGTTTCTCAGTCAgtctgcctccctgtcctctcgcCCACACTGTCGGATCCTCACTTCCACAGCGTCCACCCACGCCTCCCTTACCTCATCAGCCCCtgcagagcgagagagcaagTGGCTAAATATAGCCTCGGTGTCGAACGCCCCCTcacagtgctctctctctctctcttacactctccTACAGACTCCTCTGTGCCTTtggcaccctctctctctctctctctctctcggtttttctctcactctctggcacttgctctctctctcatctagcCCACACTGAGATGAGTTTGGCAGGCTGGTAGTCATAGACACTGTCCTCTTAGAGAGAGACCCCTCCACCTCCGTTATTGCAGTCAGCTCACCCCCGTCTCTTTCTATGAGGCACTCATGCTCCCACACAACACCAGGATGTGGAGCCGAGATTAGGGCATTTGTAACACTACGGCTTCCTTGCATAACAGAGGAAAACAGGCTCCTATGGGGGTGGCAGCTCCATATATTCTCTCGGTGATGTAACAAGAAAAGCTCTTCAGATGTAATGGGCCTGTTAGATAAGACCTACTCAAGGTGCAGGGCCATTTATGATAAATATGGGGTCTGCCAATGGATGTGTTATGAAACCAGATGTTCTCACATAATAGGTTCAGTACATAACATGTCTGGAAAGTTGCCTAATCTtccttgttctttctctctgtcctttctccAGGCTCTGTGCGGATGCACGGTGAACGTGCCCACCCTGGACAACCGGATGATGCCGTTGCCGTGCAGCGACGTCATCAAACCAGGCGCCATCCGCAGGTTGAGGGGCGAGGGGCTGCCCCACCCCAAGATGCCTGCCCAGCGTGGGGACCTGGTGGTGGAGTTCCAGGTGCTCTTCCCTGACAGAATACCTCCCCAGTCCCGCGAGATCATCAAGCACAGCCTGGCCAAGTGCTAGCCTGCCTTTTACAtacctgcctgtttgcctgcctgacATCAAGGCCACAGTTTCAACTGGTGCAACACTGAAATCCAGTCTGAGCCTTTGCTATTGGTGCTATGGCAACCAATCACAACCTCGTTTTGTACTTGGGGGGGCtattgacaagtgaaaatggaCTGAAGATTTGAGAGTGAGTTGGAAAGCTAGAGAATGATTAGCTTtttgttgaaactgcagacacTATCGGCATGATTGTTTGACATTGACAGCTCCGTGTGAAGAGCTGTGTGTTCTGATAAAAGGATtgctgagtgtctgtctggAAGCATGCACAGTGTCCAATCTGTCTCTTACATTCAAAGGGATAGGAGCTGTTACTGTATACTACAGGCCTATATCAGGGACTCAGTGTTCTACTCTAACGTGTGTAGACTTCCTGAAACCTGACCAGTAGAATCACGTGAATTAAGTTGTATGTCGTTCATATGACTGCAGTTTTACATTGATTTATTACAATATCAAAAATGTACTTGTGTACAAAAACAGTAAACTTTGTCTCTAAGAGAGATTCCTTTGTCAAATGTTCAATTGAATTATTTGAAAAGTTTGTATATAGCTGTTAGACTCAGATGTTTATGTATAGGCTAATGTTTATTCAATTGACATGAGAAGCATGGTGTATCAATAAAAACTTGTTGAATAATATTCTTTGCACTGGTCATGATCTGGTCATATGGACAGTTCACTACAAGTTACTGTAAACCACAGATGGCGGTAAAGAACAACCATTTGCAGTACAATTACCTAAATATAACATGAGAGAATAGATTATAATGGATGAAATGAATAGAACAGCAAGATACAAATGAGTATAACAGAAATTAACATTTGAAAAACAGGAGATAGAGAAAATATAGGATACGAGATCCCTTGCTGCTGGACTACATAAAATGACAGCCTGGAATGCTACAGAAGGCTTCATCTGGCAGGAGACAAGACTACCACAGCTCTCTGCTTCCATCTAGTGGCTTATATATATAgagagtagtgatgggaagttcggttctttttactgattcggttctttgaatctcgttcagtaaaatgaacgaatcttttttcgagtcatttgttcatttcagaataatttatattatatttatttatatttcaaaaaaaattcctgcattaaaataatgtatcatgagtttgtatgatttggtcatgtattatcacactagcatttaattatcacgtcaaacaattacactgcactaaactgtaagtgtaaatgtaaagtgaaaataacaaaaccagtcagtatgatgacttgagcgaatatcattcattcacgtcttactaaaacagcggccacgcgaaagggaataaggaaactgtttcctctactaaaaaatacaatgcgggtcacgtgaaaaaaggatccaaagactcgtagaaagaccgagtcggggaaggaactaatcattcgtttcctctagctacagagcctatgcaggtcacgtgaaaaattatccaaagactcgtagaaagaccgagtcgggaaaggaacgaatcgttcgtttcctcttgctacagcctatacaggtcacgtgaaaaatgacccaaagactcgtagaaagaccgagtcgggaaaggaacgaatcgttcgtttcctctagctacagagcctatgcaggtcacgtgaaaaatgatccaaagactcgtagaaagaccgagtcgggaaatgaacgaatcactcgttgagaggactcgttactcccgagtccttataaggattcgttcaaaatgaacgaatcgttcacgaacgacacatcactaatagAGAGAAGTATATTCTGTTGTATGCCAGAATGTTTTTGCATTCTCACCAACTGGACTGCATATCAGACAGGAACAGAGCTCAATTAATCAGAATAAATTAACAGGTTACACCTGGTTTGCTCTCCGACATTGGTAGGACCAGGCATTCGTCTGCAAAGCAAAACAAGTTTCTTAAAACAGGGATTTGCCCTTACTAACGTTGTAGCCATGTGCATTTGCATGGACATGTTCATTTCAAACGTTGCAGATAGACGTAGACTACACATGGGACCAAACTATAACATGAAATTCGAGGTCCCTTCGAGGTTCAAAATCCAAGCAACAGTAAATCGCAGAGCAGACTTGCCTAGACCGATGTTGATTGGCGGATCATTAGGCTACACCTGCGTTCACTGGGACAAGGAAACCAACTTTAGATTGATTGCAAATGGTTACAATCGAACAATCGAATTTGATCTTGAATTATAGATACTATTTCTGATGAGATGTCGCAAATAAGCCCATCACCAAACTCAAATCTCGCTGAAGGTTTACCAATCACAAGTTTGACCCTACTTGTTCTCCTTCTTATACCATGCGTAGTTCTTTTGCTACTgttgaactgcctatttctcggtTACAAATTCCTAATATTAtccaggagaaaaagaaaacgagAGGATTCTGAGAGCACACTTCTACAGTCGAGTCACTCGACCCACCAGAGAATCACCAGAATATCTGAAAAACCCTTGTTACCCAATCAGGATGGGAAAAGAACATATTTGTCCATATCGGAACCAATGTTGGTACCACCCGTGACATCTTCAAGAACCTCTTCACGGGGAAATGTTGCTTTGGATCCGAGAGGGATTCACTTCTTGCGGCCAAGTGGAACGACAGGAGGACGATCGGGGTCTCTGAGGTCCCCCAGTACAATCCTGGCGACCTCGTCAACAACGCCCAACTCGAGGCCCGACTTGCACCGCAAGTCCTGCATGTACAGCAAAAGCAAATGGTGCTGTAGCGCCCCAGTCTTACCGCTTTCCAGTGACTCTGAGACGGAACGGACACACCGTGTGCCCCCCAATACACCATGTATCACAGAATTAAACGACGCTGTTTCTGGTGTAAGTAGACCAGCTATGTGTTATTGAGATGCTGGACCTTAAGTGATCCCTGATATTGTCTCCTTGGAAACATGTTTGCCATCGGCAGGTTGAGTTGGGCCATATGCGCCGCAGCAGTACAATGGAGCTGCAGAATGTAGCGATCGACTCTCCTGAGCACTTGTTTGACAAGGTCCTGTTTGAGAGCGAGTACGCTTGCATCCCCCCCGAGGCTTCCTGTATTGCCGCATCTGTCAACTCCACCACCGTGGGGCCAGGACTTGACAGCGACTTTGGTGCAAGTGCAGGTATGGGTCTCCTAAAAGTAAATCAATCAGCGGTTCTTCTATACGAGACATAGCCTACAgcaggggtactcaattagaaactcaaaagtTCCATTCACCAGATTTCTATTCCGGCATTGATGGTTTATTTTTTTGGCCCTTACCTCAGAGTTCTGGGGGTAATTTTGTTCAATGTCTCAATGCGTTGTGTCATAGTGACGATTCACGTTAGCTCTACCACTGttgacaagggcaaccgtctcattgcagattaaaccggttttgtgctccccaccggcaacaCAAATGCATACTTGTCAGTCCATTCGGCCTACAGCTATTACATCATGCTCGAAACTTATGGCATATAATGTCTCTTATTTCGGTTTTCTTCCATGTCCTCAGGTGTCTCTCTCCGGATCTTGTCCGCTGACAGCGACGGTCTTTGTAACGGGGCCTCTGCCTCCGCCTTGGAGTGGGATTACTACTACTACGACCCTTGCTACGTCAGACAGAACAACATACCCAAGCACAAACACCACCGACCTGCAATGCATAGCAGGCAGTACTGGGTGTAAGAACGGTGCTTTTTAAGTGTAATGTTTTAATGTATTAACTATTTATTTTGTtgcaatgtatttttattttcgaaAAGAAAACCACGTGTTAGCCATAAACCACAATCATTTTAGCACTACCTTTAGTTTGTCATCTTTGAAAAGCATTCACTTTCTTTGTTTTTACAGTCGTTTGACACTTTCAATCACTTATATTCACATTACGGTACTTTTCACTTCATGTTAAGATTGTCCCACGTTTTCTGAATGAAGCACTTTGTTATCACATATACTTTTAATATCCACTGTTGTTGCCTCAAATGTTTTCTAAACTTCACTGATATCAAATAAAGAATGTATATAATACACAACAAATCCTACATCATTTATTATTTCAGTTCAGCTTTAGAATAATGACAATAAGAAACGCTATGCAAAAGATTTCACACATTGATGCATTTTCTCCAGTTAatttattgtttttttctttcatacaACTCAATTTTCCaacgttcccccccccccccccctcacccccatccccataaCATTATACGCtatattcataaaaaaatgACAAGTCATAAAGCAATAACCCTCTCCCCTTTCTAAGTGGCCAGCGCTGCTCTTTCCACTGGGTTGGAGAGGGGTGACCCATACGGATCCAAACACACTCAGACCCGACTCCAACGAGCCCACGCCCGCCCCAAATCCTTCCAAAGTGGGATATAGTCCTCCCCAGACAGGGTCCAGACAAGCTGGAACATGCTGCCTCTAACACAGAAGATGGAGGACAGGTTTCACATCTCTAAAGAATATTaataggatttttttttcttttttcttttttgtcttacatgtggaatgtgtgtgtgtgtatgtgtgtgtgcgcgcatgtgtgttaTTGTACAGCTTCACCAGGATGTTTAAGGAGCTTTTTGGTCCACCATGTGGCAGAGTGTTGGTCCACTGCAGGGTCAGGGGCTTAGCCGTAGAGGTCGTCATCGTTGTCCTCGTTGAAGACGGTGCCTCCGCTGCTGCCGGCTGGGCCCTGGCTGGGCCCTGTTCCAGGCTGGGTGCTGGTGGGGAACCTGTGCACGAGaacacaggaagcagaaggaAATCAATCACTCATAATCCTTGTAACCCATGGGCTGCATCACCAGAAGGGTGGGAGGTAGCATGCAAATCATTGTCGTTTACTgccgtgtgtggtgtgtgtgccgGAAGTTTCCGCTCACCTGAAGCTGCCGAAGCCCCTGCTCTGCTGTAGCGTCTGGGCAAACATCTCGTACTTGCGGATGTCGTTGTCGCTGACGGAGCGGCGGGCGAAGCGCATGGCCTCCTCGAAGTGGTCCTTACGGATCTCTGGCACTGGgtcgtcctcctccacctcctgtggGTTCAGCAGACACAAACAGGGAAACGTCACGTTAGAGACTTCCTGTTGATAGGGAGGCCGATCGGCcctctccagcttctcctcatAGACCCAGCGGAGTACATCGAATGGATATTCACAAGTGGGAATGTCGACGTACAAAGACACGTTTATTCAAATCAAACTATAAAATAGAGATTTCGTACTCTGAAATGGGTCAAACGTAGACCTCGCTTCATGCCACAGAGTCACTTCAACCTAGCCCGATTTCCCTTCCTCACTCCGGCCTGTGCGGAGTGCGTGACCTGCTCGTGGTTGACAGAGAGTGGACTCACCATGGCGGAGGGGTtggtctgcctctccctctccctcctgatCTCGTTCTCGATGCTCTCTCTGATGGCCAGCTTGCAGGCTCTCTGGCAGATCTCAGTCAGGTCAGCGCCTGAGAAGCCGTTGGTCATCTTGGCCAGGAAGTCCAGGTCCACTTCCTGGACACGAGACAATAAAGGTTTCACCGCACCAGGTTAATAATGCTCCAGGCACTCTATGCCATAACTATACACACCCTAAAGCAATATGACCAATATATGTATGAAATAGGGTGACATTTACACAGGGATAACACGCATCAAATCATGACGTCCTTTGACGACACAATGCCTAGCCTAGGGATTCTGCAGACAGCACCTCCTCCCTGGCAGGCCTTGATTGGTAGCTGGTCAGGAGATACGACAGGGTGATTCAGGACAAGGCCTAAATGAGAACAGTCCTGATGCTACAGCCAAGAGGATACATCTGAACGTGGCAACATGACTTCGATTTAGCATTTCCTGGCCTGCTGATTGATGCAGTGCACTAACAAGTCGACTGAGCAATAGTCACGGGGCGTTGGTAACCATAGCTAGGGCTGCGTGGGCCTGTCGAAGCGCAGAGAAAGCCTTCATCTTAGGGACGCTTGCCTTGGCGATGGGGCTCTTGCGGAGGTTGGCCTGGAGGATGTTGATCCGGCTCTTCTCGTCGGGCAGGGGGATGTAGATGAGCTGGTCCAGGCGCCCGGGGCGCAAGATGGCCGGGTCGATGATGTCGGGCCGGTTGGTGGCGCCGATGATGAAGACGTTCTTCTTGCTGGACATGCCGTCCATCTCCGTCAGGATCTGGTTGATGACGCGGTCGGCCGCGCCGCCGCCGTCGCCCACGTTGCCGCCGCGGGCCTTGGCGATGGAGTCGAGCTCATCGAAGAAGAGGACGCAGGGCGCCGCCTGGCGGGCctagaacacagacacacacccagagggTCACATGTGGGACAAGCCGGATCGGCATGCGCGTAACACAAAGACATGTGTGGATCACATATCCTTCCGACTGACACACAGTTTGTACTGTTTGTATCTGGAATGAACTAAAAAAGGACTGTAATACAGTGCCTGAACCCAAGCCCTGCTAAGGCCTCAGGGGTTAGGTTACCTTGTCAAAGATCTCCCTGACGTTTGCCTCGGACTCCCCGAACCACATGGTGAGCAGCTCGGGCCCCTTGATGGAGATGAAGTTGGCCTGGCACTCGTTGGCGATGGCCTTGGCCAGCAGGGTCTTACCGCAGCCGGGGGGGCCGTAGAACAGCACGCCCTTGGACGGGGTCATGCCGAACTTCAGGAACTTGTCGGGGTGCTCCACTGGGtactggggtggaggggggagcaggaaaGCAGTCAAGCAAATGCTAGTGCATCTATATCACAGAAGCTACAGACCCATGCGCGTCTGGGGCAGGGGTGGGCCCTACCTGTACGAGCTCCTGCAGCTCCCTCTTGACGTCCTCCAGGCCTCCGATGTCCTCCCAGGAGATGTTGGGCACCTCCACCACCGTCTCCCTCAGGGCAGAGGGGTTGCTCTGGCTCAGCGCCCACTGGGGAGCGACAGGAGAGACACGCGGTCGTTACGCCGGGCCAGCGAACGCAAAGCGGCGGCCGCCACGCGGGCCACTTCCCCGGGCCCCCGGCGGGGAGGGCGCGAGGGCACTCACCCTGAAGTCGTCCATGGTGACGCACAGGGAGCTCATGACCTCGGCGTCGATGGTGTCGTCCTCCAGGTCGATCAGGTCCATCTTCTTCCTGATGGCCTGCAGGGCGGCCTCGGAGCACAGCGCCGCCAGGTCGGCGCCCACGTGGCCGTGGGTCTCGTTGGCCACCTCGAGGGGGGCGAGATTGCAGCGAGTTAGCACAGCCCACAAACTTtcatgacacacacgcacacacacacagagagagagagatatcccTCTCCCATCACCAACAGTGAGTTTGATAACCACCTGCTCGAGGTCCACGTCATCAGCCAGCTTCATGTTCTTGGTGTGGATCTGGAGGATCTCTAGTCTGCCCGTCGCGTCAGGGATCCCGATGTCCACCTCTCGGTCGAAACGCCCTGGGGTCGACAAAAGAGTCCCAGTTGAGTCCATCTCTTACACGCAAGGAAAATCACATGCATGATGTCGATGCGTTAGAGGGGGGCCGTACCGAATCGCCTGAGGGCCGGGTCAATGCTGTTGGGTCTGTTGGTGGCTGCCATGACGATGACGTGAGCCCTCTGCTTGAGACCGTCCATGAGGGTGAGCAGCTGGGACACAATGCGCCTCTCCACCTCGCCGTGTGTCTGTGGGAGGGCACGACAGTGAGCAACCGGCAGCAGCCTGGTCATCATGGCCAAGCTAAGCTAGTCTGAGCTCACCTGGTATAGTACACCATGTACCAGTTAGTGGAGCATGTTGTTTATCATTACTTAGGATTATGGCCAGTCCAGCACAGTTCTGAACTAAGCATTTCTGTATGCTTCCGTGAGGGGTTATTTTACAGACAggctattttattttatttttttactaactGCACTAACTGCTAACCTTCTCTCTCTTGGGTGCGATGGCGTCCAGCTCGTCGATGAAGATGATGGCGGGAGCGTTCTTCTCGGCCTCCTCGAATGCCTTCCTCAGGTTACTCTCCGACTCCCCGGCCAGCTTGCTCATGATCTCAGGGCCTGATGAAACATGACACCTGCCGTTAGCAGCCTGGAGTGACATCACTATTTCCACCCAGCGTAGACACTCCTGGAGTCCCTTTCACCCTTTAACATCAACATCCGTGGACaggctctctctgtgtttgttccCGTGTCTCTCACCAttgatgaggaagaagaaggctcCAGTCTCATTGGCTACGGCTCGAGCAATCAGAGTCTTTCCTGTTCCAGGGGGCCCGTACAGCAGGATTCCCcttggaggctggagggaacaTCAAATAATGAGGAGATGACAGTATCATGCGAACCACACTCCAAAACATATTCACATATGAAGCAGAGAAATGACAAAGAACGAGGGATGAACAGAATGCaaaagagggatggaaagagagagagagagagagcgaaggaggGCGAGCGAGCACAGAGGAtaggctctctctctgaccttgaCTCCGATGGCCTTGAAGAGAGCAGGGTGTCTGAGGGGCAGCTCCACCATCTCCTTGATCTGAGCCAGCTGCTTCCTCACGCCGCCGATGTCGTCATAACCCACTTCGTTCAGGGACTCCTCTTCGTCCTAGGCACAAACAAAACGACGTTCATACAAATGGCCACACCTCTATACAAAAAGGAGATCACCGTTACAATGCCATTGGCCGTGCAAAGCCACAACAAGATTTGACCATTTCATTATCTCACAGGACCGAGCCATCTACAGACCTGAGTGGTTCTAGAACTCTGGT
The Hypomesus transpacificus isolate Combined female chromosome 22, fHypTra1, whole genome shotgun sequence genome window above contains:
- the LOC124484566 gene encoding transitional endoplasmic reticulum ATPase-like isoform X2, producing the protein MASGGESKSDDLSTAILKQKTRPNRLIVDESINEDNSVVSLSQAKMDELQLFRGDTVLMKGKKRRESVCIVLSDDTCSDEKVRMNRVVRNNLRVRLGDVISIQPCPDVKYGKRIHVLPIDDTVEGITGNLFEVYLKPYFLEAYRPIRRGDIFLVRGGMRAVEFKVVETDPNPYCIVAPDTVIHCEGEPIKREDEEESLNEVGYDDIGGVRKQLAQIKEMVELPLRHPALFKAIGVKPPRGILLYGPPGTGKTLIARAVANETGAFFFLINGPEIMSKLAGESESNLRKAFEEAEKNAPAIIFIDELDAIAPKREKTHGEVERRIVSQLLTLMDGLKQRAHVIVMAATNRPNSIDPALRRFGRFDREVDIGIPDATGRLEILQIHTKNMKLADDVDLEQVANETHGHVGADLAALCSEAALQAIRKKMDLIDLEDDTIDAEVMSSLCVTMDDFRWALSQSNPSALRETVVEVPNISWEDIGGLEDVKRELQELVQYPVEHPDKFLKFGMTPSKGVLFYGPPGCGKTLLAKAIANECQANFISIKGPELLTMWFGESEANVREIFDKARQAAPCVLFFDELDSIAKARGGNVGDGGGAADRVINQILTEMDGMSSKKNVFIIGATNRPDIIDPAILRPGRLDQLIYIPLPDEKSRINILQANLRKSPIAKEVDLDFLAKMTNGFSGADLTEICQRACKLAIRESIENEIRRERERQTNPSAMEVEEDDPVPEIRKDHFEEAMRFARRSVSDNDIRKYEMFAQTLQQSRGFGSFRFPTSTQPGTGPSQGPAGSSGGTVFNEDNDDDLYG
- the LOC124484568 gene encoding protein huluwa-like, which gives rise to MRRSSTMELQNVAIDSPEHLFDKVLFESEYACIPPEASCIAASVNSTTVGPGLDSDFGASAGVSLRILSADSDGLCNGASASALEWDYYYYDPCYVRQNNIPKHKHHRPAMHSRQYWV
- the hwa gene encoding protein huluwa — its product is MSQISPSPNSNLAEGLPITSLTLLVLLLIPCVVLLLLLNCLFLGYKFLILSRRKRKREDSESTLLQSSHSTHQRITRISEKPLLPNQDGKRTYLSISEPMLVPPVTSSRTSSRGNVALDPRGIHFLRPSGTTGGRSGSLRSPSTILATSSTTPNSRPDLHRKSCMYSKSKWCCSAPVLPLSSDSETERTHRVPPNTPCITELNDAVSGVSRPAMCY
- the LOC124484566 gene encoding transitional endoplasmic reticulum ATPase-like isoform X1 → MASGGESKSDDLSTAILKQKTRPNRLIVDESINEDNSVVSLSQAKMDELQLFRGDTVLMKGKKRRESVCIVLSDDTCSDEKVRMNRVVRNNLRVRLGDVISIQPCPDVKYGKRIHVLPIDDTVEGITGNLFEVYLKPYFLEAYRPIRRGDIFLVRGGMRAVEFKVVETDPNPYCIVAPDTVIHCEGEPIKREDEEESLNEVGYDDIGGVRKQLAQIKEMVELPLRHPALFKAIGVKPPRGILLYGPPGTGKTLIARAVANETGAFFFLINGPEIMSKLAGESESNLRKAFEEAEKNAPAIIFIDELDAIAPKREKTHGEVERRIVSQLLTLMDGLKQRAHVIVMAATNRPNSIDPALRRFGRFDREVDIGIPDATGRLEILQIHTKNMKLADDVDLEQVANETHGHVGADLAALCSEAALQAIRKKMDLIDLEDDTIDAEVMSSLCVTMDDFRWALSQSNPSALRETVVEVPNISWEDIGGLEDVKRELQELVQYPVEHPDKFLKFGMTPSKGVLFYGPPGCGKTLLAKAIANECQANFISIKGPELLTMWFGESEANVREIFDKARQAAPCVLFFDELDSIAKARGGNVGDGGGAADRVINQILTEMDGMSSKKNVFIIGATNRPDIIDPAILRPGRLDQLIYIPLPDEKSRINILQANLRKSPIAKEVDLDFLAKMTNGFSGADLTEICQRACKLAIRESIENEIRRERERQTNPSAMNPQEVEEDDPVPEIRKDHFEEAMRFARRSVSDNDIRKYEMFAQTLQQSRGFGSFRFPTSTQPGTGPSQGPAGSSGGTVFNEDNDDDLYG
- the zgc:122979 gene encoding dnaJ homolog subfamily B member 5 — protein: MVLIWTQFGVKNKNVNVKCKVRPMHRDDSSNSTSSGESKSDQEAPCLSIQPMGKDYYKVLGVSSDSNEDEIKRAYRKMALKFHPDKNSEADAEDKFKEIAEAYEILTDPKKRSIYDQFGEEGLKNGGGMSMSGQTNSPHYSYHGDAHATFSSFFRGSDHFDIFFGTDADGEDDLFNPFSRFTFSHVGGGPHGNEGLRRGRRRLQGLAVIQELLVTLEEVFHGCTKRMKITRRRLNPDGRSLRTEDKVLDVVVKKGWKAGTKITFPREGDETPNNTPADITFVLKDKKHSQYKRDGSNIVYTAKITLKEALCGCTVNVPTLDNRMMPLPCSDVIKPGAIRRLRGEGLPHPKMPAQRGDLVVEFQVLFPDRIPPQSREIIKHSLAKC